Proteins encoded in a region of the Leishmania infantum JPCM5 genome chromosome 5 genome:
- a CDS encoding MYND zinc finger (ZnF) domain-like protein — MRFLSLYPPPLLTLQISSVRGNRTHTRIPRFRHRPYHCPPHSSSRSPATPPMPPHAAALPPPPRPDPVTLDQVFAQLTAVDVAYDAKAYHLVALNTVAFHPSVKLFLFEEPAAAAASSSSTESPDARSTSSSPPAAAVLNKLRREKLLKSVAFMLAQRNNAVCHECRWETVSLLGELCRMESAHSGVPTSALGQLEAKLNNYAKENLEYLAQLPWFLPVIDSIIKAGGGTLDDDANGDASVAAAAAKKARQQGESSASAAASSSRSALKEKLMAAREAGRNSRGGADSDNGNGPEAEEEDEDVVIALLDIRRALPTCHRVSGSGRSTDSADVVFEWSAANVEQARDLMFVDASTSMLHLIPSVARGCSDVCAQCQKRVPAASTSAAAPLLRCSSCKAVYYCSAECQKTHWTTVHRTPCRAYKERCDKILEQYYSTSTASGKKKGLKTSEVVILEVPLEPSLFFETRRYLYDHRDESFAHVDYSDYFMKYTVRGS, encoded by the coding sequence ATgcgcttcctctctctctaccccccccccctcctcactcTCCAAATCTCCAGTGTCCGCGGTAATCGCACCCATACGCGCATCCCACGTTTTCGTCATCGGCCCTACCACTGTCCGCCTcatagcagcagcagaagcccTGCCACTCCACCGATGCCGCCACACgccgcagcactgccgccgccgccgcgaccggACCCAGTCACTTTGGACCAGGTCTTCGCCCAGCTCACCGCCGTGGATGTGGCGTACGACGCCAAGGCGTATCACCTCGTCGCTCTCAACACGGTGGCCTTCCACCCGTCCGTGAAGCTCTTCCTCTTCGAAGaaccagcggcagcagcagcttcgtcgtcgtcgacggaGAGCCCAGATGCGCGCTCCACATCctcgtcgccaccggcggcagcggtgctcaACAAGCTACGCCGCGAGAAGCTGCTCAAGAGCGTCGCCTTcatgctggcgcagcggaaCAACGCCGTGTGTCACGAATGCAGGTGGGAGACGGTGTCGCTGCTCGGGGAGCTGTGCCGTATGGAGAGTGCGCACAGCGGGGTGCCAACGTCGGCGCTGGGGCAACTGGAGGCGAAGCTCAACAACTACGCCAAGGAGAACCTTGAGTacctggcgcagctgccatgGTTTCTGCCTGTCATCGACAGTATCATCAAGGCCGGTGGCGGTACCTTAGACGACGATGCCAATGGCGACGCGAGCGtagctgcagcggcggcgaagaaaGCGCGACAGCAaggcgagagcagcgcctccgctgctgcctcctcctcgcgctcaGCTCTCAAGGAGAAGCTGATGGCGGCGCGTGAGGCCGGCCGCAAcagtcgcggcggcgcagacagCGATAACGGCAACGGGCCGGAggccgaagaggaggacgaggacgtcgTGATCGCGCTGCTCGACATTCGCCGTGCCCTTCCCACGTGTCACCgtgtcagcggcagcggcagaagcaCCGACAGCGCAGATGTGGTGTTCGAGTGGTCAGCCGCGAATGTCGAGCAGGCGCGTGACCTCATGTTCGTCGACGCCTCGACCTCGATGTTGCACCTTATCCCCAGCGTGGcccgcggctgcagcgatgTCTGTGCCCAATGCCAGAAGCGGGTACCGGCGGCATCcacatccgccgccgccccgctgctccgctgcagcagctgcaaggCTGTGTATTACTGCTCCGCCGAGTGCCAGAAGACGCACTGGACGACGGTTCATCGAACGCCGTGCCGGGCGTACAAGGAGCGATGCGACAAGATCCTCGAGCAGTATTacagcaccagcacggcCAGTGGAAAGAAGAAGGGCCTCAAGACGAGCGAGGTCGTCATCCTCGAGGTGCCGCTGGAGCCGAGCCTGTTCTTCGAGACTCGCCGCTACCTCTACGACCACCGCGATGAGTCCTTCGCGCACGTCGACTACTCGGACTACTTTATGAAGTACACCGTGCGGGGGTCGTAG
- a CDS encoding putative methylthioadenosine phosphorylase gives MYGNPHKEPVAIAVIGGSGIYKLDCLQDAKYYDVPTPYGNPSGQLCVAKVDGVPCVFLPRHGPHHQYNPSEINYRANICALKQMGVRYILAINAVGSLDESCKPGDLVLCDQIIDKTYARKATFFEGGVVAHADFAHPTSRIFNNIAHEALLRCFPDVAAGKGTFQIHSSGTLVTMEGPQFSTKAESLLNKQMGGHLIGMTSATEARLAREAEIAYATVAMVTDMDAWSDAPHVDAAQVTKVMAANVEKAQRYPSEIIKSLAQNLFDDPAHHTLEYAIVTKPEHIPAETKQRIAPLVASKYPQFAP, from the coding sequence ATGTACGGTAATCCGCACAAGGAGCCCGTCGCGATCGCCGTCATCGGCGGCTCTGGCATCTACAAGCTGGACTGCTTGCAGGATGCAAAGTACTACGACGTACCGACCCCGTATGGCAACCCGAGCGGGCAGCTGTGCGTGGCCAAGGTCGACGGTGTGCCGTGCGTCTTCCTGCCGCGTCACGGTCCGCACCACCAGTACAACCCCAGCGAGATCAACTACCGCGCCAACATCTGCGCGCTGAAGCAGATGGGCGTGCGCTACATCCTCGCCATCAACGCTGTTGGATCGCTGGACGAGTCCTGCAAGCCCGGCGACCTCGTGCTGTGCGACCAGATCATCGACAAGACGTACGCGCGCAAGGCAACCTTCTTCgagggcggcgtcgtcgcgcacGCGGACTTCGCCCACCCGACGTCGCGCATCTTCAACAACATCGCGCatgaggcgctgctgcgctgctttccggacgtggcggccggcaAGGGCACGTTCCAGAttcacagcagcggcaccctCGTGACGATGGAAGGTCCGCAGTTCAGCACTAAGGCCGAGTCCCTCCTCAACAAGCAGATGGGCGGCCACCTGATCGGTATGACGTCGGCAACGGAGGCGCGTCTggcgcgtgaggcggagaTCGCATACGCGACAGTGGCGATGGTGACCGACATGGACGCGTGGAGCGACGCGCCGCACgtggacgcggcgcaggtgacgaaggtgatggcggcgaatgtggagaaggcgcagcgcTACCCGTCCGAGATCATCAAGTCCCTCGCCCAGAATCTCTTCGATGATCCGGCGCACCACACCCTGGAGTACGCCATCGTGACAAAGCCGGAGCACATCCCCGCCGAGAcgaagcagcgcatcgcgcCGCTCGTGGCGAGCAAGTACCCGCAGTTCGCCCCGTAG